The following are encoded in a window of Methylocystis rosea genomic DNA:
- a CDS encoding DUF5989 family protein has product MSFLLELWDYLKTSKKYWMAPVLVIMLLIGALIVLQGTAVAPFIYTLF; this is encoded by the coding sequence ATGAGTTTCCTGCTCGAACTTTGGGATTATCTCAAAACCAGCAAGAAATACTGGATGGCGCCGGTTCTGGTCATCATGCTGCTGATTGGCGCGCTGATCGTTCTGCAAGGCACCGCGGTCGCTCCGTTCATCTATACGCTGTTTTAA
- a CDS encoding SxtJ family membrane protein: protein MIAAAITVISMLPLRHGEAPHFWGLAAALGFAAAAFAAPAKLRPLNRLWHQLGLALHKITNPIIMGVLFFGVILPIAVIFRLRRADPLKLSFDKNATSYWTLRNTPEGTSDMSKQF, encoded by the coding sequence GTGATCGCCGCGGCGATCACGGTCATCAGCATGTTGCCGCTTCGGCACGGCGAGGCGCCTCACTTCTGGGGGCTCGCCGCAGCGCTGGGTTTCGCCGCGGCGGCGTTCGCCGCGCCAGCCAAACTGCGGCCGCTGAACCGACTGTGGCACCAGCTGGGCTTGGCGCTGCACAAAATCACCAACCCGATCATCATGGGCGTCCTGTTCTTTGGGGTGATCCTCCCGATCGCGGTGATTTTCCGACTGCGGCGCGCCGATCCGCTCAAACTTTCATTCGACAAGAACGCGACGTCCTACTGGACCCTGCGCAATACCCCCGAAGGGACGAGCGACATGAGCAAGCAGTTCTGA
- a CDS encoding carbamoyltransferase family protein: MRILGISAFYHDSAAAVVEDGEIIAAAQEERFSRKKHDSRFPRHAIDYCLEAAGAAPQDVDFVAFYDKPFIKFERLLETYIAFAPRGFQSFKMSLPLWLREKLFQKSLLLKEMKAYSADVDWSKRLLFAEHHFSHAASAFYPSPFKDAIVLTMDGVGEWATTSVAFGSDNQLTMQRELRFPHSLGLLYSAFTYYTGFKVNSGEYKLMGLAPYGEPKYADVILDSLIDLKPDGTFRLDQSYFDYCTGLRMTNAKFDELFGGPARKPEELLTQRHMDLAASIQAVTEEIVLRLTRALAKETGARNLCLAGGVALNCVANGKLLRDGSFDQIWIQPAAGDAGGALGAALAGYYHYKKNPRSLNGGGDAMRGSYLGPSFPQAEIERRLHAVGARFEPMAEGDLIEAAARDLADEKAVGWFQGRMEFGPRALGGRSILGDPRSDTMQKTLNLKIKYRESFRPFAPSVLREDVAEWFELEGDSPYMLLVADVAAKHRHAMTAEQQNLFGIDKLNVPRSSIPAVTHVDYSARIQTVHQETNPRYHALLSAFKRMTACPVLVNTSFNVRGEPIVCTPEDAFGCFMGTEMDTLVIGDCYLRKDDQNASLKHDYKEKFELD, encoded by the coding sequence ATGCGGATACTTGGCATCTCCGCCTTCTACCACGACAGCGCAGCCGCCGTGGTGGAGGATGGCGAAATTATCGCCGCCGCTCAGGAAGAGCGATTCTCGCGCAAAAAGCACGACTCGCGCTTTCCGCGTCACGCGATCGACTATTGTCTTGAGGCCGCCGGCGCCGCGCCTCAAGATGTAGATTTCGTCGCCTTCTACGACAAGCCGTTCATCAAATTCGAGCGGCTGCTGGAAACCTATATCGCCTTTGCGCCGCGCGGATTCCAGTCGTTCAAGATGTCGCTGCCTCTATGGCTGCGCGAAAAGCTCTTTCAAAAGTCGCTGCTGTTGAAAGAGATGAAGGCCTATTCGGCGGATGTTGACTGGTCGAAAAGGCTGCTGTTCGCCGAGCATCACTTCAGCCACGCCGCCAGCGCCTTCTACCCCTCTCCGTTCAAGGACGCGATCGTTCTGACGATGGATGGGGTCGGCGAGTGGGCGACGACGTCGGTCGCTTTCGGCAGTGACAATCAACTGACCATGCAGCGCGAACTGCGCTTCCCACATTCCCTGGGCCTGCTGTATTCGGCCTTCACATATTACACCGGGTTCAAGGTGAACTCCGGCGAGTATAAGCTGATGGGCCTTGCCCCCTATGGCGAGCCGAAATACGCCGACGTGATCCTGGATAGTTTAATTGACCTCAAGCCGGACGGCACTTTCCGACTCGATCAGTCGTATTTCGATTATTGCACCGGACTGCGAATGACCAACGCCAAGTTCGACGAACTGTTCGGCGGACCGGCGCGCAAGCCGGAGGAACTGCTGACGCAGCGGCACATGGATCTCGCCGCCTCGATACAGGCGGTCACCGAGGAGATCGTCCTCAGGCTTACCCGCGCGCTCGCCAAAGAGACCGGCGCACGCAATCTTTGTCTCGCCGGCGGCGTGGCGCTGAATTGCGTCGCGAATGGAAAACTGCTGCGCGACGGCAGCTTTGACCAGATTTGGATTCAGCCGGCGGCCGGCGACGCTGGCGGCGCGCTCGGCGCGGCGCTCGCCGGCTACTATCACTACAAAAAAAATCCCCGAAGCCTCAACGGCGGCGGCGACGCCATGCGCGGCTCCTATCTCGGTCCTTCGTTCCCGCAAGCCGAGATCGAGCGCCGGCTGCATGCCGTTGGCGCCAGATTCGAGCCGATGGCGGAAGGCGATCTTATCGAAGCGGCGGCGCGGGACCTTGCCGACGAGAAAGCGGTCGGTTGGTTTCAAGGCCGAATGGAATTCGGGCCGCGCGCGCTTGGCGGACGGTCGATCCTGGGCGATCCGCGTTCCGACACGATGCAGAAAACGCTCAATCTCAAGATCAAATATCGCGAATCGTTTCGGCCCTTCGCGCCGTCAGTGCTGCGTGAGGATGTCGCCGAGTGGTTCGAGCTCGAAGGCGATTCCCCTTACATGCTGCTCGTCGCCGACGTCGCCGCAAAACATCGTCACGCAATGACGGCTGAGCAGCAGAATCTGTTTGGCATCGACAAGCTCAATGTGCCGCGCAGCTCCATCCCGGCCGTGACCCACGTCGACTATTCCGCGCGGATCCAGACCGTGCATCAGGAGACGAATCCGCGCTATCACGCGCTGCTTTCGGCGTTCAAGCGAATGACCGCCTGTCCCGTGCTCGTCAATACGAGCTTCAATGTGCGCGGCGAACCCATCGTCTGCACCCCCGAGGACGCCTTCGGCTGCTTCATGGGCACGGAGATGGACACGCTGGTGATCGGCGACTGCTATCTGCGCAAAGATGATCAGAACGCGTCGCTGAAGCACGATTATAAAGAAAAGTTTGAACTGGACTGA